In Fusobacterium hwasookii, a single window of DNA contains:
- a CDS encoding MetQ/NlpA family ABC transporter substrate-binding protein → MKKILLHCFTWLLISANIFAGTLKVGATPVPHAELLNYLKSDLKKEGVDLKIVEFTDFVTINEALIDGELDANYWQHLPHLTLIMQKEKKTDLVAVTKVHVETIGLYSTKIKSIKDLKVGAKIAIPSDSTNEGRALILLHNNGIIKLKDPKNLLATPVDIVSNPKKLKFQELDAALLPRTLDSVDGAIITANYALQAGFIPSKDAILLEDKNSPYVNVLVTRKKNQNNEDIKKLAKALNSEKARKFINEKYNGAVVPAF, encoded by the coding sequence ATGAAAAAAATATTATTACATTGTTTTACTTGGCTTTTGATATCAGCTAATATATTTGCAGGAACTTTGAAGGTAGGAGCAACACCTGTTCCTCATGCTGAACTTTTAAATTATTTAAAAAGTGATTTAAAGAAAGAAGGAGTAGACCTAAAAATTGTTGAATTTACAGACTTTGTTACTATAAATGAAGCTTTAATTGATGGAGAACTAGATGCTAACTACTGGCAACATTTACCACATTTAACTTTAATTATGCAAAAAGAAAAAAAGACTGATTTAGTTGCAGTAACTAAGGTACATGTTGAAACAATAGGACTTTATTCTACTAAAATTAAATCTATAAAAGATTTAAAAGTTGGAGCTAAAATTGCTATTCCAAGTGATTCAACAAATGAAGGTAGAGCTTTAATCTTATTACATAACAATGGAATTATAAAATTAAAAGACCCTAAAAATTTACTTGCTACACCAGTAGATATAGTGTCAAATCCTAAAAAATTAAAATTCCAAGAATTAGATGCTGCTTTACTACCAAGAACTTTGGATAGTGTTGATGGAGCAATAATAACTGCTAACTATGCTTTACAAGCTGGTTTTATTCCAAGTAAAGATGCTATACTTTTAGAAGATAAAAATTCACCTTATGTAAATGTATTAGTTACAAGAAAAAAGAATCAAAACAATGAAGATATTAAAAAATTAGCTAAGGCTTTAAATAGTGAAAAAGCTAGAAAATTTATTAATGAAAAATATAATGGAGCTGTTGTTCCAGCATTTTAG
- the pflA gene encoding pyruvate formate-lyase-activating protein, with protein MQGYINSFESFGTKDGPGIRFVVFMQGCPLRCLYCHNVDTWELKDKNYIYTPEEILAELNKVRAFLTGGITASGGEPLFQASFILELFKLCKENGIHTALDTSGYIFNEQAKKVLEYTDLVLLDIKHIDKEMYKKLTSVDLEPTLNFIKYLQEINKPVWIRYVLVPGYTDDIKDLNDWAKFVSQFDVVKRVDILPFHQMAIYKWEKTNREYKLKDTLTPNKEQIQKAEEIFRKYNLPLYKERS; from the coding sequence ATGCAAGGTTATATAAATTCTTTTGAATCTTTTGGAACAAAAGATGGTCCTGGAATAAGATTTGTAGTTTTTATGCAAGGTTGCCCTTTAAGATGTTTGTATTGTCACAATGTGGATACTTGGGAACTGAAAGATAAAAACTATATCTACACTCCTGAGGAGATTTTAGCTGAATTAAATAAAGTTAGAGCTTTCTTAACTGGTGGAATAACTGCCTCTGGTGGTGAACCTCTTTTTCAAGCCTCTTTTATATTAGAACTTTTTAAACTTTGTAAAGAAAATGGAATACATACTGCACTTGATACTTCTGGTTATATTTTTAATGAGCAAGCAAAAAAGGTTTTAGAATACACAGATTTAGTTTTATTAGATATAAAACACATAGATAAAGAAATGTATAAGAAACTCACCTCTGTTGATTTAGAGCCTACACTTAATTTTATAAAATATTTACAAGAAATCAATAAACCTGTTTGGATAAGGTATGTTCTTGTTCCTGGTTATACTGATGATATAAAAGACTTAAATGATTGGGCGAAATTTGTATCTCAATTTGATGTTGTAAAAAGAGTTGATATCTTACCATTTCATCAGATGGCTATTTATAAATGGGAGAAGACTAATCGAGAATATAAATTAAAAGATACTCTTACTCCTAATAAAGAGCAAATTCAAAAAGCAGAAGAAATTTTTAGAAAATATAATTTACCTTTATATAAAGAAAGAAGCTAG
- a CDS encoding cation transporter, translating into MKKVFKLEGLDCAHCAAKIEEKVSKLEGVKSVVINFMTTKMTLESVDENIVDIVEKVKKLINEVEPDVNMVKA; encoded by the coding sequence ATGAAAAAAGTTTTTAAATTAGAAGGTTTAGATTGTGCTCACTGTGCAGCTAAAATTGAAGAAAAAGTTTCTAAATTAGAAGGTGTAAAATCTGTTGTAATTAATTTTATGACTACTAAAATGACTCTTGAAAGTGTTGATGAAAACATTGTGGATATTGTAGAAAAAGTGAAAAAACTTATAAATGAAGTTGAACCTGATGTAAATATGGTAAAGGCATAG
- a CDS encoding heavy metal translocating P-type ATPase has protein sequence MKKKKEVIIIISAVLFAIALFVRMTQNLQLILMLVAYILLGKDTVLKAVKNVEKGDFFDENFLMTVATLGAIMIGEYPEAVAVMLFYEVGELFQGYAINKSRKSIADMMDIKPEYANVIRDNKSIKVDPDEVQIDETIEIKPGERVPLDAIIIKGETTLDTSALTGESLPVEVREGATILSGCININSLILAKVTKEYFDSTVNKVLDLVENAAAKKSTSERLITRFAKIYTPIVISLAVLLAILPPIISGEYNFRLWIFRALAFLVVSCPCAFVISVPLSFFSGIGAASRAGILIKGGNYLEILSKVDTVVLDKTGTLTKGVFNVQKVVVIDKSIKEDEFISLVAMAESGSNHPISKSIQKYYNREIDKTSINSIKEISGKGIEALINNMKILVGNEKLVNVPSDLIIDDIGTILYVEIDNKFTGYIVISDEIKKDASKAIKGLKDVGVKKSIMLTGDIEKVGKKVGEELGLDEIYTNLLPQDKVSKFEEIIENKKSKGNVAFVGDGINDAPVLARADVGIAMGAMGSDAAIEAADVVIMTDEPSKIVTAIKSSKKTMKIAMQNIALAFGVKAIALILSALGIADMWMAVFADTGVTILAVLNSFRALKIKNN, from the coding sequence ATGAAGAAGAAAAAAGAAGTAATAATTATTATTTCAGCTGTATTATTTGCAATAGCATTATTTGTAAGAATGACTCAAAATTTGCAACTTATTTTAATGTTAGTAGCTTATATATTACTTGGAAAAGATACTGTCTTAAAGGCTGTAAAGAATGTTGAAAAAGGAGATTTTTTTGACGAAAATTTTCTAATGACAGTAGCAACATTAGGAGCTATTATGATAGGTGAATATCCAGAGGCCGTTGCAGTTATGCTTTTTTATGAAGTTGGAGAACTATTTCAAGGTTATGCTATCAATAAATCAAGAAAATCTATTGCAGATATGATGGATATTAAACCTGAATATGCTAATGTTATTAGAGACAATAAATCTATAAAAGTTGATCCTGATGAAGTACAAATTGATGAAACAATTGAAATCAAACCTGGTGAGAGAGTTCCTCTTGATGCCATTATTATAAAGGGAGAAACTACTCTTGATACTTCAGCACTCACTGGTGAATCTCTTCCTGTTGAAGTGAGAGAAGGGGCAACTATATTAAGTGGTTGCATAAATATCAATTCTTTAATTTTAGCAAAAGTTACAAAAGAATATTTTGACTCAACAGTAAATAAAGTCTTAGATTTAGTTGAAAATGCTGCTGCTAAAAAATCAACTTCTGAAAGATTAATAACAAGATTTGCAAAAATATATACACCAATAGTAATAAGTCTAGCAGTGTTACTTGCTATTTTACCACCAATCATTAGTGGAGAATATAATTTTAGACTTTGGATATTTAGAGCTTTAGCATTTTTAGTTGTATCTTGTCCTTGTGCCTTTGTAATTTCTGTCCCTTTAAGTTTTTTCAGTGGAATAGGAGCTGCTTCAAGAGCAGGAATTTTAATAAAAGGTGGAAACTATTTAGAAATATTGTCAAAAGTTGACACAGTAGTTCTTGATAAAACAGGAACATTAACTAAAGGAGTCTTTAATGTTCAAAAGGTTGTAGTTATTGATAAAAGTATAAAAGAGGATGAATTTATTTCTCTTGTTGCTATGGCTGAATCAGGCTCAAATCATCCTATATCAAAATCTATACAAAAATATTATAATAGAGAAATTGATAAAACTTCTATAAATAGTATTAAAGAAATTTCTGGTAAAGGTATAGAAGCTCTTATTAATAATATGAAAATACTTGTTGGAAATGAAAAATTAGTAAATGTTCCTAGTGACCTTATTATTGATGATATTGGAACTATTCTTTATGTGGAAATAGATAATAAATTTACTGGATATATAGTTATTTCTGATGAAATAAAAAAAGATGCTTCTAAAGCAATAAAAGGTTTAAAAGATGTAGGAGTTAAAAAATCTATTATGCTTACTGGTGATATTGAAAAAGTAGGTAAAAAAGTTGGAGAAGAATTAGGACTTGATGAAATTTATACTAATCTTTTACCACAAGATAAAGTAAGTAAATTTGAAGAAATTATAGAAAATAAAAAATCTAAAGGAAATGTAGCTTTTGTTGGTGATGGTATAAATGATGCTCCTGTACTTGCAAGAGCAGATGTTGGGATAGCTATGGGGGCTATGGGCTCAGATGCTGCAATAGAAGCTGCTGATGTTGTTATTATGACTGATGAACCTAGTAAAATAGTAACTGCAATAAAAAGTTCTAAAAAAACTATGAAAATTGCTATGCAAAATATTGCCTTAGCTTTTGGAGTAAAAGCTATTGCATTGATTTTAAGTGCTTTAGGTATTGCAGATATGTGGATGGCTGTTTTTGCTGATACAGGTGTAACAATTCTTGCAGTTTTAAATTCCTTTAGAGCTTTAAAAATAAAAAATAATTAA
- a CDS encoding YfcC family protein, with protein sequence MKRKNFEFPTAYTVLFLILILVTVLTHVIPAGKYNRLSYEESTNEFVVETYGNGNINLEATQKNLDKLEIKIDVNKFIDGTIKKPMAIPNTYVKLDGKAQGFKELIIAPISGIVESIDIIIFVLILGGIVGIVNKTGTFNIAMKAISQKTKGKEFSLVIISFIFFAAGGTIFGFWEETIPFYSILMPLFLINNFDPLVPMATIFLGSAVGCMFSTVNPFSTIIASNAAGISFNEGLKFRFVALIVFSIISLLYINRYIKKVKKDSDNSLVIEEQEEIREKFLKDYSQETNIKFDWRKKIILFLFIFQFIIMIWGVSSLGWWFQEAAAMFFGIAIIIMLLSGLSEKEAVNGFISGASEVVGVTLIIGLARAINIIMENGMISDTLLFYSSNVVAEMGKGLFSIAMLLIFAFLGIFIPSTSGLAVLSMPILAPLADTVGLSRAVVVDAFSWGQGVILFITPTGLIFVVLQIVGIPYNKWLKFVMPLMVIIIILIISILYVRSVFF encoded by the coding sequence GTGAAAAGGAAAAATTTTGAATTTCCAACAGCTTATACAGTATTATTTTTAATTTTAATTTTGGTGACAGTGTTAACACATGTAATACCAGCAGGAAAATATAATAGACTGTCCTATGAAGAGAGCACAAATGAATTTGTGGTAGAGACATATGGAAATGGAAATATAAATTTAGAAGCGACACAAAAAAATTTAGATAAATTAGAAATTAAAATAGATGTAAATAAATTCATAGATGGGACAATAAAAAAACCAATGGCTATTCCAAATACTTATGTTAAATTGGATGGAAAAGCACAAGGTTTTAAAGAATTAATTATTGCACCAATTTCAGGAATAGTTGAATCAATAGATATAATAATATTTGTTCTTATTTTAGGAGGTATAGTTGGTATAGTAAATAAAACAGGAACATTTAACATAGCAATGAAAGCTATTTCACAAAAGACAAAAGGAAAAGAATTTTCACTTGTTATAATAAGTTTTATTTTCTTTGCAGCAGGAGGAACAATATTTGGATTTTGGGAAGAAACAATACCTTTTTATTCAATATTGATGCCATTATTTTTAATAAATAATTTTGATCCATTAGTTCCAATGGCAACTATATTTCTAGGTTCAGCAGTAGGTTGTATGTTTTCAACAGTAAATCCTTTTTCAACTATAATTGCTTCAAATGCAGCAGGTATATCTTTTAATGAAGGTTTAAAGTTTAGATTTGTAGCTTTGATAGTATTTTCAATAATATCATTACTATATATTAATAGATATATTAAAAAGGTAAAAAAAGATTCAGATAATTCGCTTGTTATAGAAGAACAAGAAGAAATAAGAGAGAAATTTTTAAAAGATTATAGTCAAGAAACTAATATTAAATTTGATTGGAGAAAAAAAATAATATTATTTTTATTTATTTTTCAATTTATAATCATGATATGGGGAGTATCTTCATTAGGTTGGTGGTTCCAAGAAGCAGCTGCAATGTTCTTTGGAATTGCAATAATTATTATGCTTTTATCAGGACTTAGTGAAAAAGAAGCAGTAAATGGATTTATTTCAGGAGCTTCAGAAGTTGTTGGAGTTACTTTAATTATAGGTTTAGCAAGAGCTATAAATATTATAATGGAAAATGGAATGATTTCAGATACTTTACTTTTTTATTCGTCTAATGTAGTTGCTGAAATGGGTAAAGGTTTATTCTCAATAGCAATGTTATTAATTTTTGCATTTTTAGGTATCTTTATTCCATCAACATCTGGTTTAGCTGTATTGTCTATGCCAATACTAGCTCCACTTGCTGATACAGTAGGCTTATCAAGAGCAGTTGTTGTTGATGCATTTAGTTGGGGACAAGGAGTTATATTATTTATAACACCAACAGGTTTAATATTTGTTGTATTACAAATAGTTGGGATTCCTTATAATAAATGGTTAAAGTTTGTTATGCCACTTATGGTAATTATAATTATATTAATAATTAGTATTTTATATGTGAGATCAGTATTTTTTTAA
- a CDS encoding ArsR/SmtB family transcription factor encodes MKTTKTVNSCDCDSVNQELVDKVKKKFPDDELLGDLSDFFKVIGDGTRIRILWALDVSEMCVCDIANVLNMTKSAVSHQLRALREADLVKFRRSGKEVLYSLSDNHVKEIFEQGLIHIQEDKKGDE; translated from the coding sequence ATGAAAACAACCAAAACTGTAAATTCCTGTGACTGTGATAGTGTAAATCAAGAATTAGTTGATAAGGTAAAAAAGAAATTTCCAGATGATGAACTTCTTGGAGATTTATCTGATTTCTTTAAAGTTATAGGAGATGGAACAAGAATCAGAATACTTTGGGCATTAGATGTAAGTGAAATGTGTGTTTGTGATATAGCTAATGTTTTAAATATGACAAAATCAGCAGTATCACATCAATTAAGAGCTTTAAGGGAAGCTGATTTAGTAAAATTTAGAAGATCTGGAAAAGAAGTTCTTTACTCTTTATCAGATAATCACGTAAAAGAAATTTTTGAACAAGGTTTAATACATATACAAGAAGATAAAAAGGGAGATGAATAG
- the pflB gene encoding formate C-acetyltransferase, with translation MEAWRGFKSGEWQDSINVSNFIKHNYTEYLGDESFLEGPTDNTKKLWDILSGMLKIEREKGIYDAETKIPSKIDAYGAGYISKDLETIVGLQTDAPLKRAIFPNGGLRMVENSLEAFGYTLDPTTKEIYEKYRKSHNAGVFSAYTPAIKAARHTGIITGLPDAYGRGRIIGDYRRVALYGVDRLIAERKREFDAYDPEEMTEDIIRDREEMFEQLEALKALKRMAAAYGFDIGRPAETAQEAIQWTYFAYLGAIKDQNGAAMSLGKTAGFLDVYIERDLKEGRITERDAQEFIDHFIMKLRIVRFLRTPEYDQLFSGDPVWVTESIGGMNNEGRSWVTKKAFRYLNTLYNLGTAPEPNLTILWSERLPENWKKFCSKVSIDTSSLQYENDDIMRPQFGEDYGIACCVSPMAIGKQMQFFGARANLPKALLYAINGGKDELKKEQVTPAGQFEKITSDYLEFDEVWEKYDKMLTWLASTYVKALNIIHFMHDKYSYEALEMALHSLDIKRTEACGIAGLSIVADSLAAIKYGKVRVIRDEDGDAVDYVVEQPYVPFGNNDDRTDELAIKVVRTFMNKIRSHKMYRNAEPTQSVLTITSNVVYGKKTGNTPDGRRAGAPFGPGANPMHGRDTKGAVASLASVAKLPFEDANDGISYTFAITPETLGKTDDEKKNNLVGLLDGYFKQTGHHLNVNVFGRELLEDAMEHPENYPQLTIRVSGYAVNFIKLTKEQQLDVISRTISNKMS, from the coding sequence ATGGAAGCTTGGAGAGGTTTTAAAAGTGGTGAGTGGCAAGATAGTATTAATGTAAGTAACTTCATCAAACACAATTACACAGAATATTTAGGTGATGAATCATTCTTAGAAGGGCCTACTGATAATACTAAAAAATTATGGGATATTTTAAGTGGGATGTTAAAAATAGAAAGAGAAAAAGGTATCTATGATGCTGAAACTAAAATTCCTTCTAAAATAGATGCTTATGGAGCTGGATATATTTCTAAAGATTTGGAAACAATAGTAGGTTTACAAACTGATGCTCCTTTAAAAAGAGCAATATTCCCAAATGGTGGATTAAGAATGGTTGAAAATTCTTTAGAAGCTTTTGGTTACACATTAGATCCTACAACAAAAGAAATCTATGAAAAATATAGAAAAAGCCATAATGCTGGAGTTTTCTCAGCTTATACACCTGCAATAAAAGCTGCAAGACATACTGGAATTATTACTGGTCTTCCTGATGCTTATGGAAGAGGAAGAATCATAGGAGACTATAGAAGAGTTGCTCTTTATGGTGTTGATAGACTTATCGCAGAAAGAAAAAGAGAATTTGATGCTTATGATCCAGAAGAAATGACAGAAGATATTATTAGAGACAGAGAAGAAATGTTTGAACAATTAGAAGCATTAAAAGCATTAAAAAGAATGGCAGCTGCTTATGGTTTTGATATAGGAAGACCTGCTGAAACTGCTCAAGAAGCTATCCAATGGACTTATTTTGCATACTTAGGAGCTATTAAAGACCAAAATGGTGCTGCAATGAGTTTAGGTAAAACTGCTGGTTTCTTAGATGTATATATAGAAAGAGATTTAAAAGAAGGAAGAATTACTGAAAGAGATGCTCAAGAATTTATAGACCACTTTATCATGAAACTTAGAATTGTAAGATTCTTAAGAACTCCTGAATACGATCAATTATTCTCTGGAGATCCAGTGTGGGTAACTGAATCAATAGGTGGTATGAATAATGAAGGTAGATCTTGGGTAACTAAAAAAGCTTTCAGATACTTAAATACTCTTTACAATTTAGGTACAGCTCCTGAACCTAACTTAACAATTTTATGGAGTGAAAGATTACCTGAAAATTGGAAAAAATTCTGTTCTAAAGTTTCAATAGACACTTCTTCATTACAATATGAAAATGATGATATTATGAGACCACAATTTGGTGAAGACTATGGAATAGCTTGTTGTGTATCTCCTATGGCTATAGGAAAACAAATGCAATTCTTTGGAGCAAGAGCTAACTTACCTAAAGCTTTACTTTATGCTATAAATGGTGGTAAAGATGAATTAAAGAAAGAACAAGTAACTCCTGCTGGACAATTTGAAAAAATCACTAGTGATTACTTAGAATTTGATGAAGTTTGGGAAAAATATGATAAAATGCTTACATGGCTTGCTTCAACTTATGTAAAAGCATTAAATATTATCCACTTTATGCATGATAAATATTCTTACGAAGCATTAGAAATGGCTTTACACTCATTAGATATTAAGAGAACAGAAGCTTGTGGTATAGCTGGACTTTCAATAGTTGCTGACTCACTTGCTGCTATTAAATATGGTAAAGTAAGAGTAATAAGAGATGAAGATGGAGATGCTGTTGATTATGTTGTTGAACAACCTTATGTTCCATTTGGAAATAATGATGATAGAACAGATGAATTAGCAATTAAAGTTGTTAGAACATTTATGAATAAAATTAGAAGTCACAAAATGTATAGAAATGCTGAACCAACTCAATCAGTTCTTACAATAACTTCGAATGTTGTTTATGGTAAGAAAACAGGAAACACTCCTGATGGAAGAAGAGCAGGAGCTCCATTTGGACCAGGAGCAAACCCTATGCATGGAAGAGATACTAAGGGAGCAGTTGCTTCTCTAGCATCAGTTGCTAAATTACCATTTGAAGATGCAAATGATGGAATTTCTTATACATTTGCTATAACTCCTGAAACATTAGGAAAAACAGATGATGAAAAGAAAAACAACTTAGTTGGACTTCTTGATGGATACTTTAAACAAACTGGACACCATCTAAATGTAAATGTATTTGGTAGAGAATTATTAGAAGATGCTATGGAACATCCTGAAAATTATCCACAACTTACAATAAGAGTTTCTGGATATGCAGTTAACTTTATCAAATTAACAAAAGAACAACAATTAGATGTTATAAGCAGAACTATCAGTAATAAAATGTCATAA